Proteins co-encoded in one Ponticoccus alexandrii genomic window:
- a CDS encoding fused MFS/spermidine synthase: MRPAPLWLLVTLQAAVSAASLVVEIVAGRMLAPYVGMSLYTWTSVIAVVLAGFSVGHWIGGRLAEHPRGLALTGWGLVAAAFSTALAGVALRASAPLLMEIGSPVGAITALTLAAFFLPSLFAGIPAPVLTQVSLAAPQGQGRALGAMFAAGAVGAIAGTLLAGFVFISWLGSAWTLAAVTGVYLCAAALCLWLARRLSTAPVMALAALAVAAGLLAARPGPCTVESRYFCLQSIDVAADPARPTRAMVIDHLVHGISARDAPEVMFTPHTAMLDALARLRAPRPGFSSFHIGGGNYALPRALAARGSGPVTVAEIDPAVTAMAERDFWFDPTSATILHEDARRALLLSPERYDVIIGDAFTDTAVPQHLVTSEFFALVSGRLTPGGSYLMNVIDYADRMQATGSLVATLRRHFPVVEVWTEARRPAPGERVVMVIAAGHEPTGTDSFAVPAPERTTFAALGPDFVDRLATEAMVLTDDFAPIDRLVGARD, from the coding sequence ATGCGCCCTGCCCCGCTCTGGCTACTGGTCACGCTGCAAGCCGCCGTTTCGGCGGCCTCGCTGGTGGTCGAGATCGTGGCGGGCCGGATGCTGGCGCCCTACGTGGGCATGTCCCTGTATACCTGGACCTCGGTCATCGCGGTGGTGCTTGCGGGTTTTTCCGTGGGCCACTGGATCGGCGGACGGCTGGCCGAGCACCCGCGCGGGCTGGCGCTGACCGGCTGGGGGCTGGTGGCGGCGGCATTCAGCACCGCGCTGGCGGGGGTGGCGCTGCGCGCCTCGGCCCCCCTGCTGATGGAGATCGGCAGCCCGGTGGGCGCGATCACCGCGCTGACGCTGGCGGCCTTCTTCCTGCCCTCGCTCTTTGCCGGGATCCCGGCGCCGGTGCTGACGCAGGTCTCGCTGGCCGCGCCGCAGGGACAGGGGCGCGCGCTGGGGGCGATGTTCGCAGCCGGTGCCGTGGGCGCCATCGCCGGGACTCTGCTGGCGGGTTTCGTCTTCATCTCGTGGCTGGGCAGCGCCTGGACGCTGGCGGCGGTCACGGGCGTCTACCTCTGCGCGGCAGCGCTGTGCCTGTGGCTGGCGCGGCGGCTGAGCACGGCGCCGGTCATGGCCCTGGCGGCGCTGGCTGTCGCGGCGGGCCTGCTGGCGGCGCGGCCCGGCCCCTGCACGGTAGAAAGCCGCTATTTCTGCCTTCAGTCCATCGATGTCGCCGCCGATCCGGCCCGACCAACGCGGGCCATGGTGATCGACCACCTCGTGCATGGCATCTCGGCCCGGGATGCGCCCGAGGTCATGTTCACCCCGCACACCGCCATGCTGGACGCCCTTGCCCGACTGCGCGCCCCCCGGCCCGGGTTTTCCAGCTTTCACATCGGCGGTGGTAACTACGCCCTGCCCCGCGCCTTGGCGGCCCGGGGCAGCGGCCCGGTGACGGTCGCCGAGATCGACCCGGCGGTGACCGCCATGGCGGAGCGGGATTTCTGGTTCGATCCCACCAGCGCCACGATCCTGCACGAGGATGCCCGCCGCGCTCTGCTGCTGTCGCCGGAACGCTACGACGTGATCATCGGGGATGCCTTCACCGATACCGCCGTGCCGCAACACCTTGTGACCTCGGAGTTCTTTGCGCTGGTGTCCGGGCGGCTGACGCCCGGCGGCAGCTACCTGATGAACGTGATCGACTACGCCGACCGCATGCAGGCGACGGGCAGCCTTGTGGCGACCCTGCGGCGGCATTTCCCGGTGGTCGAGGTCTGGACAGAGGCGCGGCGGCCCGCGCCGGGAGAGCGCGTGGTCATGGTCATCGCGGCAGGGCACGAACCCACAGGGACCGACAGCTTTGCCGTGCCCGCGCCGGAGCGCACCACCTTCGCGGCGCTGGGACCCGACTTCGTCGACCGGCTGGCCACGGAGGCCATGGTGCTGACCGACGATTTCGCTCCCATCGACCGGCTGGTGGGCGCGCGGGACTGA
- the rpiA gene encoding ribose-5-phosphate isomerase RpiA, protein MSGELSPIDKAKFVAAKRAAEFVESGMRVGLGTGSTAAWLVRCLGEKVREEGLRFRGVPTSTRTADLAREVGIEVISLDEAKWLDITIDGADEFDSDLSLIKGGGGALLQEKIVATASDQMVVIADAAKEVESLGNFPLPVEVIPFGWQTSQALIEEMLVSMDVMGRKATLRMNGERPYMTDEGNHILDLHLGRIGNARQLAMVLNQVPGVVENGLFIDICDQVVIGFGDGRVETRDINAGTVSEDRLDFVEDENLFRDV, encoded by the coding sequence ATGTCCGGAGAGCTATCGCCCATCGACAAGGCCAAGTTCGTTGCCGCCAAACGCGCGGCGGAATTCGTGGAAAGCGGGATGCGCGTGGGCCTTGGCACCGGCTCCACCGCCGCGTGGCTGGTGCGCTGCCTGGGCGAGAAGGTCCGCGAGGAGGGGCTGCGCTTTCGCGGCGTGCCGACCTCGACCCGCACCGCCGATCTGGCGCGCGAAGTGGGGATCGAGGTGATCTCTCTCGATGAGGCCAAGTGGCTGGACATCACCATCGACGGCGCTGACGAATTCGACAGCGACCTCAGCCTGATCAAGGGCGGTGGCGGTGCGCTGTTGCAGGAAAAGATCGTGGCCACCGCCTCGGATCAGATGGTGGTGATCGCCGATGCGGCCAAGGAGGTCGAGAGCCTCGGCAACTTCCCCCTTCCGGTCGAAGTCATTCCCTTCGGCTGGCAGACCTCGCAGGCGCTGATCGAAGAGATGCTTGTGTCCATGGACGTGATGGGCCGCAAGGCGACCCTGCGCATGAACGGCGAGCGTCCCTACATGACCGACGAGGGCAACCACATCCTCGACCTGCATCTGGGCCGGATCGGCAATGCGCGCCAGCTGGCCATGGTGCTGAACCAGGTGCCGGGGGTGGTGGAGAACGGGTTGTTCATCGACATCTGCGATCAGGTGGTGATCGGCTTCGGCGATGGCCGGGTCGAGACGCGCGACATCAACGCGGGCACCGTCAGCGAAGACCGTCTGGACTTCGTCGAGGACGAAAACCTCTTCCGCGACGTCTGA
- a CDS encoding M15 family metallopeptidase: protein MPLRPLPCAAILALLASALSAQEPRGRAEPIPDALWQKMQGVSWHPGLGCAGRAELRLLTIPHHDFTGDRRLGHLVAVAAEADTLLDIFAALYDAGYPIQQMRPVHEFGGRDDLSMSANNTSAFNCRRVGGGTRLSDHAFGTAVDINPVQNPYVTQGGTTPAAGVDFDQSAERGAGVSGVIREGDAVVRAFTARGWGWGGTWRSAKDYQHFSRSGG, encoded by the coding sequence ATGCCGCTTCGCCCCTTGCCCTGCGCCGCGATCCTGGCCCTGCTGGCCTCTGCCTTGTCCGCACAGGAGCCGCGCGGGCGAGCCGAGCCGATCCCCGATGCGCTCTGGCAGAAGATGCAGGGCGTGTCCTGGCACCCGGGCCTGGGCTGTGCGGGGCGCGCGGAGCTGCGGCTGCTGACGATCCCGCACCACGATTTTACCGGCGACCGACGCTTGGGTCATCTGGTCGCCGTCGCCGCAGAGGCCGACACCCTGCTGGATATCTTCGCCGCGCTCTACGACGCGGGCTACCCGATCCAGCAGATGCGTCCCGTGCACGAATTCGGCGGCAGGGACGATCTGTCGATGTCGGCAAACAACACCTCGGCCTTCAACTGCCGCAGGGTGGGCGGCGGCACGCGGCTGTCGGATCACGCCTTCGGCACCGCCGTCGACATCAACCCTGTGCAGAACCCCTACGTGACGCAGGGCGGCACGACCCCGGCGGCGGGCGTGGACTTCGACCAGTCGGCGGAACGCGGCGCGGGCGTGTCCGGCGTCATCCGCGAGGGCGACGCGGTGGTGCGTGCCTTCACCGCGCGCGGCTGGGGCTGGGGCGGCACATGGCGCAGTGCGAAGGACTATCAACACTTCTCGCGCAGTGGCGGCTGA
- a CDS encoding FAD-dependent oxidoreductase — translation MSDFDYDLFVIGGGSGGVRAARVAAGETGAKVGLAEESRYGGTCVIRGCVPKKLMVFASEYATMPAAARANGWDIPDGTFDWSVFQTKLHAELDRLEGIYRKLLAGSGVETFDARATLKDAHTVELSTGETKTAKHILIATGGRPVRPDLPNAGLGLVSDDIFDLPALPKSVLIVGGGYIACEFACILNGLGVEVTQYYRGAQILRGFDEEARGLIAEQMKASGIDLHLGTDIVEMCREDDLDETRDAPVEARDFVAAADTPATPDGKPLSVKATNGTERVFDAVFFATGRRPNTDGLGLEDLGIALGRDGSVTVDDYSQTAVPSVYAIGDVTNRVNLTPVAIREGMAFVETVFKGNPTPVDHELIPSAVFTQPEFGTIGLTEEEARDKGPVEVYCTSFKPMQTAFAEQSDRVLMKLVVCADTRKVLGCHIVAPGAGEMIQLAGIAVKLGATKEDFDRTVAVHPTMSEEIVTMRTPVRKT, via the coding sequence ATGAGCGACTTCGACTACGATCTCTTCGTCATCGGTGGCGGTTCCGGCGGCGTGCGCGCGGCGCGCGTGGCCGCGGGCGAGACAGGTGCGAAAGTGGGCCTCGCCGAGGAAAGCCGCTATGGCGGCACCTGCGTGATCCGGGGCTGCGTGCCCAAGAAGCTGATGGTCTTCGCCTCGGAATACGCCACCATGCCCGCCGCCGCCCGCGCCAACGGCTGGGACATCCCGGACGGGACCTTCGACTGGTCCGTCTTTCAGACCAAGCTGCACGCCGAACTCGACCGGCTGGAGGGCATCTATCGCAAGCTGCTGGCGGGATCGGGGGTCGAGACCTTCGACGCCCGCGCCACGCTGAAGGACGCGCATACGGTGGAACTGTCCACCGGCGAGACCAAGACGGCGAAGCATATCCTGATCGCCACCGGCGGGCGCCCCGTGCGTCCCGACCTGCCGAATGCGGGGCTTGGCCTCGTGTCGGACGACATCTTCGACCTGCCGGCGCTGCCGAAGTCGGTTCTGATCGTCGGCGGCGGCTATATCGCCTGCGAATTCGCCTGCATTCTCAACGGCCTCGGAGTCGAGGTCACGCAATACTACCGCGGTGCGCAGATCCTGCGGGGCTTCGACGAAGAGGCGCGCGGCCTGATCGCCGAACAGATGAAGGCCAGCGGCATCGACCTGCACCTTGGCACCGACATTGTCGAGATGTGCCGCGAGGACGATCTGGACGAAACCCGCGACGCGCCGGTCGAGGCGCGCGATTTCGTTGCCGCCGCGGACACGCCTGCCACCCCGGACGGCAAGCCGCTCAGCGTGAAGGCCACCAACGGGACCGAGCGGGTCTTCGACGCGGTCTTCTTTGCGACCGGGCGGCGGCCCAACACCGACGGACTGGGGCTCGAGGATCTGGGGATCGCACTGGGACGCGACGGCTCTGTCACGGTGGACGACTACAGCCAGACCGCCGTGCCCTCTGTCTATGCCATCGGCGACGTGACCAACCGCGTGAACCTGACCCCCGTGGCGATCCGCGAGGGCATGGCCTTCGTCGAGACGGTCTTCAAGGGCAACCCGACCCCGGTGGACCACGAGTTGATCCCCTCGGCGGTCTTCACCCAGCCCGAGTTCGGCACCATCGGCCTGACCGAGGAAGAGGCCCGCGACAAGGGCCCGGTCGAGGTCTACTGCACCTCGTTCAAGCCGATGCAGACCGCCTTTGCGGAACAGAGCGACCGGGTGCTGATGAAGCTGGTCGTCTGTGCCGACACGCGCAAGGTTCTGGGATGCCACATCGTCGCACCCGGCGCCGGCGAGATGATCCAGCTTGCGGGCATCGCCGTAAAGCTGGGTGCGACCAAAGAGGATTTCGACCGGACGGTGGCGGTGCACCCGACCATGTCCGAGGAAATCGTGACCATGCGCACACCCGTGCGAAAAACGTGA
- the hflK gene encoding FtsH protease activity modulator HflK, whose translation MAGNSGGPWGGGGGGSQGGGGNNGRPPSSGGGGGGRRPEDSQIPEIDELMKKGQERLRVLMGGRGGDNGARRNGTGGGGMGGGGFGKGTVMLGLLGLVGLWAFGSFYTVRPEEQSVELFLGEYSSTGNPGLNFAPWPVVTYEVVNVTSERTETIGGGRATDGGLMLTTDANIVDIDFQVVWNISDPAKLLFNIRDPQLTVQAASESVMREIIAASNLAPILNRDRGLIADSAREQVQATLDEYDSGINIVRVNLDTADPPAEVIDAFRAVQAAEQERDRLERQADAYANRVVAEARGQAAQVREEAEGYRAQQVNEALGQAARFTSVQEEYALAPEVTRRRLYIETMEKVLGDVDKMILDESVVNGGGSGGGVVPYLPLNELRRPAASGAAPAEGN comes from the coding sequence ATGGCAGGTAACAGCGGCGGCCCCTGGGGGGGCGGCGGTGGCGGAAGCCAGGGCGGCGGCGGCAACAACGGACGCCCGCCCAGTTCAGGCGGGGGCGGCGGTGGCCGCAGACCCGAGGACAGCCAGATCCCCGAGATCGACGAGCTGATGAAGAAGGGGCAGGAACGCCTGCGCGTGCTCATGGGCGGCCGTGGCGGCGACAATGGCGCACGCCGGAATGGCACCGGCGGTGGCGGCATGGGCGGCGGCGGCTTCGGCAAGGGCACCGTGATGCTGGGCCTTCTGGGCCTCGTCGGGCTCTGGGCCTTCGGCAGCTTCTACACCGTGCGGCCCGAAGAGCAGTCGGTTGAGTTGTTCCTTGGCGAATATTCGTCGACCGGCAATCCGGGTCTGAACTTCGCGCCGTGGCCGGTTGTGACCTACGAAGTCGTGAACGTGACGTCTGAACGCACCGAGACCATCGGCGGCGGCCGCGCCACCGACGGCGGGCTGATGCTGACCACGGACGCCAATATCGTCGACATCGACTTTCAGGTGGTCTGGAACATCTCGGACCCGGCAAAGCTGCTGTTCAACATCCGCGACCCGCAGCTGACCGTTCAGGCGGCTTCGGAATCGGTCATGCGCGAGATCATCGCAGCCTCGAACCTTGCGCCGATCCTCAACCGGGACCGGGGTTTGATCGCGGACAGCGCGCGTGAGCAGGTTCAGGCGACGCTGGATGAATACGACAGCGGCATCAACATCGTCCGGGTCAACCTCGATACCGCCGATCCGCCGGCCGAGGTCATCGACGCCTTCCGCGCCGTTCAGGCCGCCGAGCAGGAACGCGACCGGCTGGAACGTCAGGCCGACGCCTACGCCAACCGTGTCGTCGCAGAGGCCCGCGGTCAGGCTGCGCAGGTGCGCGAAGAGGCCGAGGGCTACCGCGCCCAGCAGGTCAACGAAGCGCTGGGTCAGGCCGCCCGCTTCACCTCTGTGCAGGAAGAATATGCACTGGCCCCCGAAGTGACGCGCCGCCGTCTCTACATCGAGACGATGGAGAAGGTGCTGGGCGACGTGGACAAGATGATCCTCGACGAATCCGTGGTCAATGGTGGCGGATCGGGCGGGGGCGTCGTTCCCTACCTGCCGCTCAATGAGCTCCGCCGTCCGGCGGCGAGCGGTGCAGCTCCGGCGGAAGGAAACTGA
- the hflC gene encoding protease modulator HflC, with amino-acid sequence MRKTTFLLPVLVVAIVVILSSIFVVDEREKALVLQFGQIKAVKEEPGLAFKIPLIQEVVRYDDRILSLDTDTIEVTPADDRRLVVDAFARYRIADVVQFRQAVGTGGERAAEDRLSGILNAQIREVLGADQVTSDRILSEDRRDLMNRIRDSARAEAISLGLDVVDVRLKQTNLPSQNLEATFDRMRAEREREAADERARGNEAAQRVRALADRTVVETLSEAEREANVIRGEADAERNNIFAQAYGADPEFFAFYRSLQAYETALSGGNSSMVMTPDSQFFNYFRNENATSGFTAAATRIPTAEPGEGLEGVEPEFSNPEAVEDETPETPAPVDPASADDAEAPADAVDAPADGDAAPATGDDTTTGN; translated from the coding sequence ATGCGCAAGACAACATTCCTCCTTCCCGTCCTCGTGGTCGCCATCGTCGTGATCCTGTCGTCGATCTTCGTGGTCGACGAGCGTGAAAAGGCGCTGGTGCTTCAGTTCGGCCAGATCAAGGCCGTCAAGGAAGAGCCGGGTCTCGCCTTCAAGATCCCGCTGATCCAGGAAGTCGTGCGCTACGACGACCGCATCCTGTCGCTCGACACCGACACCATCGAAGTCACGCCCGCCGACGACCGCCGTCTGGTGGTCGATGCCTTCGCCCGCTACCGCATCGCCGACGTGGTGCAGTTCCGGCAGGCGGTGGGCACCGGCGGCGAGCGCGCCGCAGAGGATCGCCTGTCCGGCATCCTCAACGCGCAGATCCGCGAAGTGCTGGGTGCCGATCAGGTGACATCCGACCGGATTCTGTCCGAAGACCGCCGTGATCTGATGAACCGGATTCGCGACAGCGCCCGCGCCGAGGCGATTTCGCTTGGGCTCGACGTGGTGGACGTGCGCCTGAAGCAGACGAACCTGCCCTCGCAGAACCTCGAAGCGACCTTCGACCGGATGCGCGCCGAGCGGGAACGTGAAGCGGCGGACGAGCGGGCACGCGGTAACGAAGCGGCACAGCGCGTCCGCGCTCTGGCTGATCGTACGGTGGTGGAGACTCTCTCCGAAGCCGAGCGCGAGGCCAACGTGATCCGCGGTGAGGCCGACGCCGAGCGCAACAACATCTTCGCGCAGGCCTATGGCGCAGACCCCGAGTTCTTCGCGTTCTACCGCTCGCTTCAGGCCTACGAGACGGCTCTGAGCGGTGGCAATTCGTCGATGGTGATGACGCCGGATAGCCAGTTCTTTAACTATTTCCGGAACGAGAACGCGACCTCGGGCTTCACCGCCGCGGCGACGCGCATACCCACCGCCGAACCGGGTGAAGGTCTGGAAGGCGTTGAGCCGGAGTTTTCGAACCCAGAAGCGGTCGAAGACGAAACGCCCGAGACCCCGGCACCGGTCGATCCCGCATCTGCGGACGACGCGGAGGCACCGGCAGACGCGGTGGATGCCCCGGCTGACGGCGACGCAGCGCCGGCGACGGGTGACGACACCACGACCGGCAACTAA
- a CDS encoding DUF2065 domain-containing protein — protein sequence MTGTDIWTGIAMVLVIEGLVYALAPSLVERLLEALRALPVDTRRTLGLATLATGLIMLWFLRA from the coding sequence GTGACCGGGACGGACATCTGGACGGGGATCGCCATGGTCCTCGTGATCGAGGGGCTGGTGTACGCACTGGCCCCTTCGCTTGTCGAACGCCTGCTGGAAGCCCTGCGGGCTCTGCCGGTGGACACAAGGCGGACCCTCGGTCTTGCCACCCTCGCGACCGGGCTGATCATGCTGTGGTTCCTGCGGGCGTGA
- a CDS encoding DegQ family serine endoprotease: protein MTRDRATPLRLFWLGTLSMILIVSQSLMAQARGVPESFADLAQRVSPSVVNITTSTVVAGRTGPQGIVPEGSPFEDLFRDFQDRGGPDRPRRSSALGSGFVISEDGYIVTNNHVIEGADEITIEFFSGRELKAELKGTDPNTDIALLKVESDEPLPYVNFGNSDGARVGDWVMAMGNPLGQGFSVSAGIVSARNRALSGTYDDYIQTDAAINRGNSGGPLFNMEGDVIGVNTAILSPTGGSIGIGFSMASNVVTKVVEQLKEFGETRRGWLGVRIQDVTEDEAEALGLEEAKGALVSDVPEGPAMEAGMMAGDVILSFDGVTVEDTRQLVRVVANTPVGETVRVVVFREGATQTLKVTLGRREEAQGAVPAAASGGPEAEAPSEVEVLGLTLSPLTAEIRGELDLDEGTNGLAVMDVAPTSQAFEKGLRAGDVITEAGQSAVTTVAELQDRIDEAGEEGRKSILLLVRRGGDPRFVALGLNKD from the coding sequence ATGACACGGGATCGGGCGACACCGCTGCGGCTGTTCTGGCTGGGCACGCTCTCGATGATCCTGATCGTTTCGCAATCGCTGATGGCGCAGGCCCGCGGCGTGCCCGAAAGCTTTGCCGACCTCGCGCAGCGGGTCAGCCCCTCGGTCGTGAACATCACGACCTCGACGGTGGTCGCGGGCCGCACCGGCCCGCAGGGCATCGTTCCCGAAGGCTCCCCCTTCGAGGATCTCTTCCGCGACTTCCAGGATCGCGGCGGCCCCGACCGTCCGCGCCGCTCGTCCGCGCTTGGCTCGGGCTTCGTGATTTCCGAAGACGGCTACATCGTGACGAACAACCACGTTATCGAAGGCGCCGACGAGATCACCATCGAGTTCTTCTCGGGCCGCGAACTGAAGGCGGAGCTGAAGGGCACCGACCCCAACACCGACATCGCGCTGCTGAAGGTGGAATCGGACGAGCCGCTGCCCTACGTGAACTTCGGCAACTCGGACGGTGCCCGCGTGGGCGACTGGGTCATGGCCATGGGCAACCCGCTGGGGCAGGGCTTCTCGGTCTCCGCAGGCATCGTCTCGGCGCGCAACCGGGCGCTGTCGGGCACCTACGACGACTACATCCAGACCGACGCCGCCATCAACCGCGGGAACTCGGGCGGACCGCTGTTCAACATGGAAGGTGATGTGATCGGTGTGAACACCGCGATCCTCTCGCCGACCGGCGGCTCGATCGGCATCGGCTTCTCGATGGCGTCGAACGTGGTGACCAAGGTCGTCGAGCAACTCAAGGAATTCGGCGAAACGCGCCGCGGCTGGCTGGGTGTCCGCATCCAGGACGTGACCGAGGACGAGGCCGAGGCGCTGGGTCTCGAGGAAGCCAAGGGGGCGCTGGTCTCTGACGTTCCGGAAGGCCCCGCCATGGAGGCCGGTATGATGGCCGGTGACGTGATCCTGTCCTTCGACGGCGTCACGGTCGAGGATACACGCCAGCTGGTGCGGGTCGTCGCCAACACCCCGGTGGGCGAGACCGTTCGGGTCGTGGTCTTCCGCGAGGGCGCGACGCAGACGCTGAAGGTCACGCTGGGCCGTCGAGAAGAGGCGCAGGGCGCCGTTCCCGCTGCTGCAAGCGGCGGGCCGGAGGCGGAAGCCCCCAGCGAGGTCGAGGTGCTGGGCCTGACGCTGAGCCCGCTCACCGCCGAGATCCGCGGCGAGCTGGATCTGGACGAAGGCACGAACGGCCTTGCGGTCATGGACGTCGCTCCGACCTCGCAGGCCTTCGAGAAGGGCCTTCGCGCCGGTGACGTCATCACCGAAGCCGGACAGAGCGCCGTGACCACGGTGGCCGAGCTTCAGGACCGGATCGACGAGGCAGGGGAAGAGGGTCGCAAGTCCATCCTTTTGCTGGTCCGCCGCGGCGGCGATCCGCGCTTCGTGGCGCTGGGTCTCAACAAGGACTGA
- a CDS encoding pyrroline-5-carboxylate reductase family protein has translation MRDRIGFVGSGMLGSTILRAWLDSGTVTPDALIVANRSGILPDVPQARSITVTTDPASLAARCGTIVLCVPPAAAPALGLHAPDALILSVMAAATLADITRLTGATRVIRAMSSPAAAHGMAYSPFVTTPAATRADLALARRLLGACGPCDQLADEVLLDHFTAMTGPVPGFVAAFAEAMVAHAVRVGTPPEIADRAIRQLFLSAGHMLAKDAPTAAEHVQGMIDYAGTTAAGLESLRQSTLHHDVSEALSAAAEQARRMRPA, from the coding sequence ATGCGCGACAGGATCGGTTTCGTCGGATCAGGAATGTTGGGCAGCACCATCCTGCGGGCCTGGCTCGACAGCGGAACGGTCACGCCGGATGCGCTGATCGTGGCCAACCGCAGCGGCATCCTGCCGGACGTGCCGCAGGCCCGTTCGATCACGGTGACCACCGATCCCGCCAGCCTCGCCGCGCGCTGCGGCACCATCGTGCTCTGCGTGCCGCCGGCCGCGGCACCGGCCCTCGGCCTGCATGCCCCCGATGCGCTGATCCTCTCGGTCATGGCCGCCGCGACGCTTGCGGATATCACCCGGTTGACCGGCGCGACGCGGGTGATCCGGGCCATGTCCAGCCCCGCCGCCGCCCATGGCATGGCCTATTCGCCCTTCGTGACCACCCCCGCCGCGACCCGGGCCGACCTGGCGCTGGCCCGGCGCCTGCTGGGCGCCTGCGGCCCATGCGATCAACTGGCGGACGAGGTGCTTCTGGATCACTTTACCGCCATGACCGGCCCGGTGCCGGGCTTCGTCGCCGCCTTCGCCGAGGCCATGGTCGCCCATGCGGTCCGCGTCGGCACCCCGCCCGAGATCGCCGATCGCGCGATCCGGCAGCTGTTCCTTTCCGCCGGGCATATGCTGGCCAAGGACGCGCCAACAGCCGCCGAACACGTTCAGGGCATGATCGACTACGCCGGGACCACCGCCGCCGGTCTGGAAAGCCTGCGCCAAAGCACCCTGCACCACGACGTCTCGGAGGCGTTGAGCGCCGCCGCCGAACAGGCCCGGCGGATGCGCCCCGCCTGA
- a CDS encoding peptidoglycan-binding domain-containing protein translates to MITRFFPRISLARPLMGCALAVLCACAAPVAESPASRAAPMPGTPVAEHEADGSCRVRETTPAVYEHVMGEVQVVQAEIAEDGTVLRPPVYRKAPVPRVVRPRAEISFAAPCPEEMTPEFLSSVQRALTARGYFTGPVSGSMDAATAAAVRRYQSERGLESARLSVETARDLGLIAVERDPL, encoded by the coding sequence GTGATCACCCGGTTCTTCCCGCGCATTTCGCTTGCGCGCCCGCTGATGGGCTGCGCCCTGGCGGTGCTGTGCGCCTGTGCCGCCCCCGTTGCAGAGTCCCCGGCCAGCCGGGCCGCGCCGATGCCCGGGACCCCGGTCGCGGAACACGAGGCCGACGGCAGCTGCCGCGTCCGGGAAACGACACCCGCAGTTTACGAACATGTCATGGGCGAAGTGCAGGTCGTGCAGGCCGAGATCGCCGAGGACGGCACCGTGCTGCGTCCGCCGGTCTACCGCAAGGCCCCGGTGCCGCGCGTCGTGCGCCCGCGGGCCGAGATCAGCTTTGCCGCCCCCTGCCCCGAAGAGATGACGCCAGAGTTCCTCTCGTCGGTGCAGCGGGCGCTGACCGCACGCGGGTATTTCACCGGCCCCGTTTCGGGCAGCATGGATGCCGCGACCGCGGCGGCAGTGCGCCGCTACCAGTCCGAGCGCGGTCTCGAAAGCGCCCGGCTCTCCGTGGAAACGGCGCGCGATCTGGGGCTGATCGCCGTGGAACGCGATCCGCTCTGA
- a CDS encoding 2Fe-2S iron-sulfur cluster-binding protein produces MAKITYIEHNGTEHVVEVANGLTVMEGARDNGIPGIEADCGGACACSTCHVYVAPDWVEKLPAKDDMEEDMLDFAFEPDPARSRLTCQLKVSDALDGLIVQMPEKQI; encoded by the coding sequence ATGGCGAAGATCACCTATATCGAGCACAATGGAACCGAGCATGTCGTCGAGGTCGCCAACGGGCTGACCGTCATGGAAGGCGCGCGCGACAACGGCATCCCCGGCATCGAGGCGGATTGCGGCGGTGCCTGCGCCTGCTCGACCTGCCACGTCTACGTCGCGCCCGACTGGGTCGAGAAGCTGCCCGCCAAGGACGACATGGAAGAGGACATGCTCGACTTTGCCTTCGAGCCGGACCCCGCGCGCTCGCGCCTGACCTGCCAGCTGAAGGTCTCTGACGCGCTGGACGGGCTGATCGTGCAGATGCCCGAGAAGCAGATCTGA